The following proteins come from a genomic window of Hymenobacter canadensis:
- a CDS encoding T9SS type A sorting domain-containing protein, translating into MKTLLFVTFWLSFFTSLQPVSAQSVPNGGLENWTTQGAAEYPASWLTTDAVYAGQGLPLTLGTVTKSTDRNSGSFAAKLESKAVFGVQFPSFLILGSRFVNSNTFGIGGIPFTSRPASLQFWYKLTLASNDSAGVYVALTRGGGPTAQLVGAGAAILPARAGYGQFSLPITYAVGVAPDSLRLFFLCGTGGVAASSSLWIDDIGLAGAVAATSAPAATQAALSIYPNPSVSGEFVLASLPQPAVATAAYQIFNAQGQLVRQQPAAPLNEASGRRVDLRGMPAGVYLLHLSPPDGPLLRKLLIP; encoded by the coding sequence ATGAAAACGCTACTCTTTGTTACCTTTTGGCTTTCCTTTTTCACTTCCCTCCAACCGGTTTCGGCCCAGAGTGTACCCAACGGCGGCCTGGAAAACTGGACCACGCAGGGAGCCGCCGAATACCCGGCCAGCTGGCTCACCACCGACGCCGTTTATGCCGGGCAGGGCCTGCCCCTGACGCTGGGCACCGTCACGAAGAGCACCGACCGCAACTCCGGCAGCTTCGCGGCCAAGCTGGAAAGCAAGGCCGTATTCGGGGTGCAGTTTCCCTCATTTCTGATTCTGGGCTCGCGCTTTGTCAACTCCAACACCTTCGGGATTGGCGGCATTCCGTTCACGAGCCGACCCGCTTCGCTGCAGTTCTGGTACAAACTCACGCTGGCTTCCAACGACTCCGCCGGCGTGTATGTGGCCCTGACCCGGGGTGGTGGCCCAACTGCTCAGCTGGTTGGGGCCGGGGCGGCCATTTTGCCGGCGCGGGCCGGCTACGGCCAGTTTTCGCTGCCGATTACCTACGCCGTGGGCGTAGCGCCCGACTCTTTGCGGCTGTTTTTTCTGTGTGGCACCGGCGGCGTGGCGGCCAGTTCGTCGTTGTGGATAGATGATATTGGCCTGGCCGGCGCGGTAGCGGCCACCTCGGCCCCGGCCGCCACGCAGGCCGCCCTGAGCATCTACCCCAATCCCAGCGTGTCAGGCGAATTTGTCCTGGCTTCGCTCCCGCAACCCGCCGTAGCTACGGCGGCCTACCAGATTTTCAATGCCCAGGGCCAGCTGGTCCGGCAGCAGCCGGCCGCGCCGCTCAACGAAGCCAGCGGCCGCCGCGTAGATTTACGCGGGATGCCGGCGGGTGTGTATCTTTTGCACCTCAGCCCGCCCGATGGCCCGCTGCTGCGCAAACTTCTGATTCCGTGA
- a CDS encoding M15 family metallopeptidase, translating to MTEHLNEPTPAGPRVLSAAEYRQLVQRHPDHALVNLAEVVPGLRLDIRYATPHNLLGAPLYARAAALLARPAALDLVRVQAALARHGAGLLVYDAYRPYRATVRLWEKVQDEQYAAPPWRGSRHNRGASLDVGLVDLATGHPLPMPTEFDDLTPAAHTAYEPVSAPARRHRGWLLAAMSAHGFVNYPGEWWHFDHHRWAEFDLLDVPL from the coding sequence ATGACGGAGCACCTGAATGAGCCGACTCCCGCCGGCCCGCGCGTGCTGAGCGCTGCCGAGTACCGCCAGCTGGTGCAGCGCCACCCCGACCACGCTTTGGTGAACCTGGCGGAGGTGGTGCCGGGCCTGCGCCTGGATATCCGCTACGCCACGCCCCACAACCTGTTGGGCGCGCCGCTCTATGCCCGCGCCGCCGCGCTGCTGGCCCGGCCCGCCGCCCTGGATCTGGTGCGGGTGCAGGCCGCCCTGGCCCGGCACGGCGCCGGCCTGCTTGTGTACGATGCCTACCGGCCCTACCGCGCCACGGTGCGCCTCTGGGAAAAAGTGCAGGACGAGCAGTACGCCGCCCCGCCCTGGCGCGGCTCCCGCCACAACCGCGGCGCCAGCCTCGACGTGGGCCTCGTGGATCTGGCCACCGGCCACCCGCTGCCCATGCCCACCGAGTTCGATGACCTGACGCCCGCCGCCCACACCGCCTACGAGCCTGTTTCGGCCCCGGCCCGCCGCCACCGAGGCTGGCTGCTGGCCGCCATGAGCGCGCACGGCTTCGTCAATTACCCGGGCGAATGGTGGCACTTCGACCATCACCGCTGGGCGGAGTTCGACCTGCTGGACGTGCCGCTGTAG
- a CDS encoding rhomboid family intramembrane serine protease yields the protein METPVPEPPFAHKTDAELLHLARQAGCYPAVGAAAVQELQRRGLIPAELPGATTGPPPTAAATEPQGSTLRQAGRLLRAIFRPQRGYFTTPLLLLANLLLYGAMGVLGGVNLLAPAGSDLIAWGSNFSGLVVAEPWRLLSGTFLHGGPAHLFLNLSALLLLGLMAEAKAGSGRWLLVYLLSGVGGSLASLWWHSQGVNSVGASGAIFGLYGLVLALLLGRGAALSRQERAGLLGLLLYFALSSLVGGLSGPAGTDNAAHIGGLATGLVAGLLGTLRRRIRPQ from the coding sequence ATGGAAACCCCGGTTCCTGAACCTCCTTTCGCGCACAAAACCGACGCCGAGCTGCTGCATCTGGCCCGGCAGGCTGGCTGCTACCCGGCCGTGGGCGCGGCGGCCGTGCAGGAGCTGCAGCGCCGCGGCCTGATTCCGGCGGAGCTGCCCGGAGCTACTACCGGGCCACCGCCCACGGCCGCCGCTACTGAGCCACAAGGCAGCACCCTGCGGCAAGCCGGCCGGCTGTTGCGGGCCATATTCCGGCCCCAGCGCGGCTACTTCACCACGCCGCTGCTGCTGCTGGCCAACCTGCTGCTATATGGCGCTATGGGCGTTCTGGGAGGCGTAAACCTGCTGGCGCCTGCCGGCTCCGACCTCATTGCCTGGGGCTCCAATTTCTCGGGGCTGGTGGTGGCCGAGCCTTGGCGGCTGCTCAGCGGCACGTTTCTGCACGGCGGGCCAGCCCACCTTTTCCTCAACCTGAGCGCCCTGCTCCTGCTGGGTTTGATGGCGGAGGCCAAAGCCGGAAGTGGGCGCTGGCTGCTGGTGTATCTGCTGAGCGGCGTGGGCGGCAGCCTAGCCAGCTTGTGGTGGCACAGCCAGGGCGTCAACTCTGTGGGAGCATCGGGGGCTATTTTTGGGCTGTATGGGCTGGTGCTGGCGTTGCTGCTGGGGCGCGGCGCGGCCCTGAGCCGCCAGGAGCGCGCCGGGCTGTTGGGGCTGCTGCTCTACTTCGCGCTCAGTAGCCTGGTGGGCGGCCTCTCGGGCCCCGCCGGCACCGACAATGCGGCCCATATAGGCGGACTGGCCACGGGGCTGGTAGCCGGGCTGTTGGGCACGCTGCGGCGCCGAATACGTCCTCAATAA
- a CDS encoding Fur family transcriptional regulator, translated as MPFTARINETLARHALRATPIRRQVLQVLLSRPYALSSNDIEQALGEAGIDRITLYRTLRTFEQQGVIHRVIDATDIIRYAACATGCTEHAHYDNHVHFKCTTCQHTYCLNQVSIPPVVLPGRFQAERSDYLMSGVCSQCRPVA; from the coding sequence ATGCCTTTTACCGCCCGCATCAACGAAACCCTGGCCCGTCACGCATTGCGCGCTACTCCCATCCGGCGGCAGGTGCTGCAGGTGCTGCTGAGCCGGCCCTACGCGCTATCCAGCAACGACATCGAGCAGGCGCTGGGCGAGGCGGGCATCGACCGGATTACGCTCTACCGCACCCTGCGCACCTTCGAGCAGCAGGGCGTGATTCACCGCGTCATCGACGCCACCGACATCATCCGCTATGCGGCCTGCGCCACTGGCTGCACCGAGCACGCGCACTACGACAACCACGTGCATTTCAAGTGCACCACCTGCCAGCACACGTATTGCCTCAATCAGGTTTCCATCCCGCCAGTGGTGCTGCCGGGCCGGTTTCAGGCCGAGCGCAGCGACTACCTTATGTCGGGCGTGTGCAGCCAGTGCCGTCCCGTTGCCTAG
- a CDS encoding glycoside hydrolase family 10 protein, protein MFRLFAAGRLALFLLLTSGLLAASCRPATAADTPPKRELRGVWIATVENIDWPSARTLSPEQQRREYIRLLDAQQRNGINAVFVQVRPASDAFYQSSLEPWSKWLTGTQGKAPNPAYDPLPFLIEEAHARGMEFHAWFNPYRATMDTVTRRLAANHPYRQHPEWFIRFSGKLLYNPGLPEVRQYINRVILDVVSRYDIDGVHFDDYFYPYPEANQTIHDEDAFARFNPDNLKLADWRRQNVNLLIRDLHGSIQGTKRWVKFGISPFGVWRNQATDPNGSATKAFQGYDGLYADALEWVRQGWVDYLLPQLYWSSNFKVAQYPVLVEWWARNANGRHLYIGHGAYRMLESTKADTTWRNPRELPRQIRFNRTFPAEVGGSVFFSAKSLLANALHTTDSLRQNLFRYPALVPTMPWLDAVPPRPAQGLTLTAALPSNILTWQPAPAAADGDLAAYYVIYRFEDGETPTPNDPRRILTVVRPRTGGLLAYTDTAARIGHAYAYYLTAVDRLHNESRPVSVRSTGRPGEIILAQAPTETPAPPAPVATAPTPAAPAVVVPTPRPAASRPAASAGPVTKVKTKVKPKKKRGFFSRIFGGR, encoded by the coding sequence ATGTTCCGATTGTTTGCCGCTGGCCGCCTCGCTCTTTTCCTGCTCCTGACTTCCGGCCTGCTGGCCGCCTCCTGCCGCCCCGCCACTGCCGCCGATACGCCGCCCAAGCGCGAACTGCGCGGCGTCTGGATTGCGACGGTGGAGAACATCGACTGGCCCAGCGCCCGCACCCTCTCGCCGGAGCAGCAGCGCCGCGAGTACATCCGGCTGCTTGATGCCCAGCAGCGCAACGGCATCAACGCTGTGTTTGTGCAGGTGCGGCCCGCGTCGGATGCCTTCTACCAGAGCAGCCTGGAGCCCTGGAGCAAGTGGCTGACCGGTACCCAGGGCAAAGCCCCCAACCCCGCCTACGACCCGCTGCCCTTCCTGATTGAGGAAGCCCACGCCCGCGGCATGGAGTTTCACGCCTGGTTCAACCCCTACCGGGCCACCATGGACACCGTGACGCGCCGGCTGGCCGCCAACCACCCGTACCGCCAGCACCCGGAGTGGTTTATCCGCTTTTCGGGCAAGCTGCTCTATAACCCCGGCCTGCCGGAAGTGCGCCAGTACATCAACCGCGTGATTCTGGATGTGGTCAGCCGCTACGACATCGACGGCGTGCACTTCGACGACTATTTCTATCCGTACCCGGAGGCCAACCAGACCATCCACGACGAGGACGCCTTCGCCCGCTTCAACCCCGACAACCTGAAGCTGGCCGACTGGCGCCGCCAGAACGTGAACCTACTCATCCGCGACCTGCACGGCTCCATCCAGGGCACCAAGCGCTGGGTGAAGTTCGGCATCTCGCCCTTCGGCGTGTGGCGCAACCAAGCCACCGACCCCAACGGCTCGGCCACTAAGGCCTTCCAGGGCTACGACGGCCTCTACGCCGACGCGCTGGAGTGGGTGCGCCAAGGCTGGGTCGACTACCTGCTGCCGCAGCTGTATTGGAGCTCCAATTTCAAGGTGGCGCAGTATCCGGTGCTGGTGGAGTGGTGGGCGCGCAACGCCAACGGCCGCCACCTCTACATCGGGCACGGGGCCTACCGCATGCTGGAAAGCACCAAGGCCGACACCACCTGGCGCAACCCGCGCGAGCTGCCTCGCCAGATTCGCTTCAACCGCACATTCCCGGCCGAAGTGGGCGGCAGCGTGTTCTTCAGCGCGAAGTCGTTGCTGGCCAATGCGCTGCACACCACCGACTCGCTGCGGCAGAACCTGTTCCGGTACCCGGCGCTGGTGCCCACCATGCCGTGGCTGGATGCCGTACCGCCCCGCCCGGCCCAGGGCCTGACGCTCACGGCCGCGCTGCCGAGCAACATCCTCACCTGGCAGCCCGCCCCGGCCGCCGCCGATGGCGACCTGGCTGCGTACTATGTCATCTACCGCTTCGAGGACGGCGAAACGCCGACCCCCAACGATCCGCGCCGCATCCTGACCGTGGTGCGCCCCCGCACCGGCGGCCTGCTGGCCTACACCGATACCGCGGCCCGTATTGGCCACGCCTACGCCTACTACCTCACGGCCGTGGATAGGCTGCACAACGAAAGCCGCCCCGTGAGCGTGCGCAGCACCGGCCGTCCCGGCGAAATCATCCTAGCCCAGGCCCCCACCGAAACGCCCGCGCCACCCGCCCCGGTAGCCACCGCCCCAACCCCGGCTGCCCCCGCCGTAGTGGTGCCCACGCCGCGCCCGGCCGCCTCGCGCCCCGCCGCTTCGGCCGGCCCCGTCACGAAGGTGAAGACCAAAGTCAAACCCAAGAAAAAGCGCGGCTTTTTCAGCCGGATATTTGGCGGCCGGTAG
- a CDS encoding T9SS type A sorting domain-containing protein, giving the protein MKTLLPLAAGVLALFSTSGAMAQQAIPNGTLETWAQRGLSESPQSWLTLDDVIAEILGPLPFSTNTTVKSTDRRSGSFAAKLETQNFQDNFPGFLVLGTRIGNSNTLGGGIPYTGRPANLQFYYKMTGPASDSAGVQVALFKTVNGNPEVVADAFQILAPQAGYTLVTLPLTYRRADTPDTLQITFASGLAENITTGTALFIDDVSMTGTVQAARNPALDAALTVYPNPSPNGEFRLSSVANPAVATAPYTISDAAGRIVRTATAAPLSIAGGRPVELRGLPAGVYLLQLNTPDGPVTRKLIR; this is encoded by the coding sequence ATGAAGACTCTATTACCCTTGGCGGCCGGCGTACTGGCCCTTTTTAGCACTAGCGGCGCAATGGCGCAACAGGCCATTCCGAATGGCACCCTCGAAACCTGGGCGCAACGGGGCCTCTCTGAATCGCCACAGTCCTGGCTGACTCTGGACGACGTCATTGCGGAAATCCTGGGGCCGTTGCCCTTCTCCACTAATACCACAGTCAAGTCTACGGATAGGCGCAGCGGCTCTTTTGCGGCCAAGCTGGAAACCCAAAATTTTCAGGATAACTTCCCTGGATTTCTGGTGCTGGGAACTCGCATTGGCAACAGTAATACGCTTGGTGGGGGCATTCCATACACCGGCCGGCCAGCCAACCTGCAGTTCTACTACAAGATGACCGGCCCGGCCTCTGACTCCGCGGGGGTGCAGGTGGCGCTCTTCAAAACCGTGAACGGCAATCCCGAAGTTGTAGCTGACGCCTTTCAGATTCTGGCGCCTCAGGCTGGCTATACCCTGGTAACCCTACCCCTCACCTACCGCCGCGCCGATACGCCGGATACGCTGCAGATTACTTTTGCTTCCGGCCTGGCCGAAAACATAACGACTGGCACCGCCCTGTTTATTGACGATGTAAGCATGACCGGCACCGTGCAGGCGGCCCGAAATCCGGCTCTCGACGCGGCCCTCACGGTATACCCCAACCCCAGCCCCAACGGCGAATTCCGGCTGTCTTCGGTGGCAAACCCGGCAGTGGCTACTGCTCCTTATACCATCTCCGACGCCGCTGGCCGAATAGTGCGCACCGCTACGGCAGCCCCACTGAGCATAGCCGGCGGCCGGCCAGTAGAGCTGCGCGGCCTGCCTGCGGGCGTGTATCTGCTCCAACTCAATACCCCCGACGGCCCCGTTACGCGCAAGCTTATCCGGTAA
- a CDS encoding FkbM family methyltransferase, with translation MYVTAFLRAQAQQRLAKQLYHNASSRALFTQAGLVLKESRVSFRQFFSWSSPVSSGLRSLKYVLVGLLRLPLGRSMRLSYGYTGEDRLLESLLKPLVTYNGFYVEVGCNEPRFISNTFLLYRRGWRGICIDANEQLIGKFSRIRPRDQAVCAFVSHESQPLAYLEFGNNVLSTADPQYVPQYLAQGEEIERTRQVQPRTLTAILNECHAPARFDLLTIDAEEFDLPVLESLDFGVYRPRLVMVEAEDFDPLYPLDHPISTFLLARNYTFKGSILKNLYFLDEAA, from the coding sequence ATGTATGTTACCGCATTTCTGCGAGCCCAGGCGCAACAGCGTCTGGCAAAACAATTATACCACAATGCCAGCTCCCGGGCCCTATTTACGCAAGCCGGCCTGGTCCTAAAGGAAAGCCGCGTGAGCTTCCGGCAGTTTTTCTCGTGGTCGAGCCCGGTGTCGTCAGGGCTGCGGAGCCTGAAGTATGTGCTGGTGGGGCTGCTGCGGCTGCCGCTGGGGCGCAGTATGCGGCTGAGCTACGGCTACACCGGCGAAGACCGCCTCCTCGAGTCGTTGCTCAAGCCGCTGGTCACCTACAATGGCTTCTATGTGGAAGTGGGCTGCAACGAGCCGCGTTTCATTTCCAATACGTTCCTGCTGTATCGGCGCGGCTGGCGCGGTATCTGCATTGATGCCAACGAGCAGCTGATTGGCAAGTTCAGCCGTATCCGGCCCCGCGACCAGGCCGTGTGCGCCTTTGTTTCGCACGAGTCGCAGCCGCTGGCGTATCTGGAGTTCGGCAACAACGTCCTGTCCACGGCTGACCCGCAGTACGTGCCGCAGTACCTGGCGCAGGGCGAAGAAATTGAGCGCACGCGGCAGGTGCAGCCCCGCACGCTCACGGCCATCCTGAACGAGTGCCACGCGCCGGCCCGCTTCGACTTGCTCACGATAGACGCCGAAGAATTTGACCTTCCGGTGCTGGAATCCCTGGATTTCGGCGTGTATCGGCCCCGGCTGGTGATGGTGGAAGCCGAGGATTTCGACCCGCTGTATCCGCTGGACCACCCAATCAGTACGTTTCTGCTGGCCCGCAACTACACCTTTAAAGGCAGCATACTCAAGAATCTGTACTTCCTCGATGAGGCTGCTTAA
- a CDS encoding serine hydrolase, with protein MRAFVFSLTAAAALLAPAGPAAAQRGRNPLTELLQADTARFGRILRDPAAYRVQILYTQINRDGRGRPHFRTFRYGAPATQYFYPASTVKLPAAALALQKLRTLRAQVPELSAASPLRIDTSFAGQTAVLRDTSARSGRASIGQYIRKVLLVSDNDAFNRLYEFVGQQEINEQLRRRGLPETRLIHRLSVGDQEPGSRHTNPLAFYADTTLSRPLYVQPAAYNIGPLPATDFRIGRGYMQGGRAVDGQENTVLVPEPLDLGSKNYFPLQEQQQVLRALLFPEAVPARQRFALAEADYRFLHRYLSMLPRESQAPRYDVAHFPDTYAKFLLGGGGIAPLPSGVRVFNKIGQAYGFLIDNAYVVDLERNVEFLLSAVIYTNSDGILNDDKYDYDTIGFPFLRDLGQAVLRYEQQRPRRHAPDLRRFRLDYRATPTDDAP; from the coding sequence ATGAGGGCTTTTGTTTTTTCGCTGACTGCCGCCGCCGCGCTGCTGGCGCCGGCCGGGCCGGCAGCCGCCCAGCGCGGCCGCAACCCGCTCACCGAGCTGCTGCAGGCCGATACGGCCCGTTTCGGCCGCATCCTGCGCGACCCGGCCGCCTACCGCGTGCAGATCCTGTACACCCAGATCAACCGCGACGGGCGCGGGCGGCCGCACTTCCGCACGTTCCGCTACGGGGCGCCGGCCACCCAGTATTTCTATCCAGCCAGCACCGTGAAGCTGCCGGCCGCCGCGCTGGCCCTGCAGAAGCTGCGCACCCTGCGTGCCCAGGTGCCGGAGTTGAGCGCCGCCTCACCGCTGCGCATCGACACCTCCTTTGCCGGCCAGACTGCCGTGCTGCGCGACACCTCGGCCCGGAGTGGGCGCGCCAGCATCGGGCAATATATCCGCAAGGTGCTGCTGGTGAGTGATAATGACGCTTTCAACCGGCTCTACGAGTTTGTGGGGCAGCAGGAGATTAATGAGCAGCTGCGCCGCCGCGGCCTGCCCGAAACCCGCCTGATCCACCGGCTTTCCGTGGGCGACCAGGAGCCGGGCTCTCGCCACACCAACCCGCTGGCGTTCTACGCCGATACCACCCTGAGCCGGCCGCTCTACGTGCAGCCCGCCGCCTATAACATCGGGCCGCTGCCCGCCACCGATTTCCGGATCGGGCGCGGCTACATGCAGGGCGGGCGCGCCGTGGACGGGCAGGAAAACACGGTGCTGGTGCCCGAGCCGCTGGATCTGGGCAGCAAGAACTATTTCCCGCTGCAGGAGCAGCAGCAGGTGCTGCGGGCGCTGCTGTTTCCGGAGGCCGTGCCCGCCCGCCAGCGGTTTGCGCTGGCCGAGGCCGACTACCGCTTCCTGCACCGCTACCTCTCCATGCTGCCCCGCGAAAGCCAGGCCCCACGCTACGACGTGGCGCACTTCCCCGACACCTACGCCAAGTTTCTGCTGGGCGGCGGCGGTATCGCGCCGTTGCCGTCGGGCGTGCGGGTGTTCAACAAAATCGGGCAGGCGTATGGCTTCCTGATTGACAACGCCTACGTCGTGGACCTGGAGCGCAACGTGGAGTTTCTGCTGTCGGCCGTCATATATACCAACTCCGACGGCATCCTCAACGACGACAAGTACGACTACGACACCATCGGTTTCCCGTTTCTGCGCGACCTGGGCCAGGCCGTGCTGCGCTACGAGCAGCAGCGCCCCCGCCGCCACGCCCCCGACCTCCGCCGCTTCCGCCTCGACTACCGCGCCACTCCCACTGACGACGCCCCATGA
- a CDS encoding esterase/lipase family protein, producing MTKKPPLPDPSVSLTPTSDSPAPDGAAPIAASSPDPTAPSAPDDDALPEEMPAAAPSRWKRAIRAVGRAATVPFNTAGFLYRTGQENIHFTLPVLNGAFGDQLAERQDRRAILMSFRRHAADVPVSALRLTPGTKGPRKVVVFLHGLMGDEVIWQAGSGEGGLRYGPRLQQDTGAVCLYLRYNTGLHISQNGQLLHALLTELLAAYPDAIGRLSLVGHSMGGLVIRSAGYYAAQAPPPETGVSWLTHLQDVFLLGVPNDGSFLEQNSHFTSVVLRKINLRPTRFISGLIDKRSNGIKDLRHAILVDDDWQDPHADDLFPPRTLVPPLPGVRYHVLVGSLLKSANSALHDYFGDGLVGAGSALGRVFGDPALPPEQQISTRVFPKLHHGTLLSNPEVYQYLRDRVQ from the coding sequence GTGACCAAAAAACCGCCCCTCCCTGATCCGTCAGTTTCCCTTACTCCTACCTCGGACTCCCCGGCGCCCGACGGGGCCGCCCCCATTGCGGCCAGTTCGCCGGACCCCACCGCCCCATCAGCCCCGGACGACGACGCTTTACCAGAGGAGATGCCGGCGGCGGCGCCTTCGCGCTGGAAGCGGGCCATCCGGGCAGTAGGCCGGGCGGCTACGGTGCCCTTCAACACGGCCGGCTTTCTGTACCGCACGGGGCAGGAAAACATCCATTTTACCCTACCAGTGCTCAACGGAGCCTTCGGCGACCAGCTTGCCGAGCGCCAGGACCGCCGGGCTATTCTGATGAGTTTCCGCCGCCACGCCGCCGACGTGCCGGTGTCGGCGCTGCGCCTCACGCCGGGCACCAAAGGCCCGCGCAAGGTGGTGGTGTTCCTGCACGGCCTCATGGGCGACGAGGTAATCTGGCAGGCTGGCTCGGGCGAGGGCGGCCTGCGCTACGGCCCGCGCCTGCAGCAGGACACCGGCGCCGTGTGCCTCTACCTGCGCTACAACACCGGTTTGCACATCTCCCAGAACGGCCAGCTGCTCCACGCCCTGCTCACGGAGCTGCTCGCGGCCTACCCCGATGCCATCGGCCGGCTCTCGCTGGTGGGGCACAGCATGGGTGGGCTGGTTATCCGGTCGGCGGGGTATTATGCGGCCCAGGCGCCGCCGCCGGAAACCGGCGTTTCGTGGCTCACGCACCTGCAGGATGTGTTTCTACTGGGCGTGCCCAACGACGGCTCGTTTCTGGAGCAGAACAGCCACTTTACCTCGGTGGTGCTACGCAAAATCAACCTGCGCCCCACCCGCTTCATCAGCGGCCTGATTGACAAGCGCAGCAACGGCATCAAGGATCTGCGCCACGCCATTCTGGTGGATGACGACTGGCAGGACCCGCACGCCGACGACCTGTTTCCGCCCCGCACGCTGGTGCCGCCGCTGCCCGGCGTGCGCTACCATGTGCTGGTGGGCTCGCTGCTGAAATCGGCCAATTCCGCTTTGCACGACTACTTCGGCGACGGCCTCGTAGGGGCCGGCAGCGCCCTCGGCCGCGTCTTCGGCGACCCGGCCCTGCCGCCCGAGCAGCAGATCAGCACCCGCGTGTTCCCGAAGCTGCACCACGGCACCCTGCTTTCCAACCCCGAAGTATACCAATACCTGCGCGACCGGGTGCAGTAG